TGAACAGTGCTGTGGAGCTGTTCACCAAACGGGGCTACGCCGGCACTTCGCTCGACGAGGTCGCCAAGCGCGCCCGGGTCACGAAAGGTGCCCTGTATCACCATTTCAGTGGAAAGCAGGCGCTCTTCGAAGCGGCGTTCGAGAAGGTGGAGAGCCGGGTTTTCGGGCGCCTGGAAGAGATCATGGGCGGCAGCGGCACGCCGTGGGAGCGGGCGCTGGCTGGGCTGCGGGAGTTCATCTCCAGCTGCCTCGACCCGGCCTACCAGCGGATCGCGATCCACGAGGCGCCGGTGGTGATGGGCTGGGAGCGCTGGCGGGAGGCCGAGGACAGGGCGAGCTTCGGGCTGATCCGGTCGAGCCTGGAGGACCTGATCGAGGCGGGCGAGGTGGACGAGGTCCCGGTCGAGATCACCGCGCGGCTGCTGTTCGGGGCCCTGCACAGCGCGGCGACCGAGATCGCCAGCTCACCCGACCCGAAGAAGGTCGGCGCCCAGATCGAAGCGGTGATCGTGCAGCTGCTGCACCGCGTGCGCCGCACCGCCTAGCTTTTGAACGATGCAGGCAGCCGGCACCGCCGCGGGTTCTCAGGCGGCCTCTCGCGAGGACAGCGCCGACGTGGTGAACCTGCGTTCATGAGGAGGCGATCCCACAGCGAGAGGTCGTCTGAGGTTCCGCTACCCGCACCGCCACGTAAGCCCGTTACCGGAGATTCCTTAGGGTGGAGACCGTGGACTTGAGGATCTTCACCGAACCGCAGCAGGGCGCGAGCTACGACGATCTCCTGCGCGT
The window above is part of the Amycolatopsis thermoflava N1165 genome. Proteins encoded here:
- a CDS encoding TetR/AcrR family transcriptional regulator, which gives rise to MRSRRLDYSESTRSALVNSAVELFTKRGYAGTSLDEVAKRARVTKGALYHHFSGKQALFEAAFEKVESRVFGRLEEIMGGSGTPWERALAGLREFISSCLDPAYQRIAIHEAPVVMGWERWREAEDRASFGLIRSSLEDLIEAGEVDEVPVEITARLLFGALHSAATEIASSPDPKKVGAQIEAVIVQLLHRVRRTA